Within Candidatus Limnocylindrales bacterium, the genomic segment ATGGTTACAGTTACCAATCTTTAAAACCACCTTGACAGTCAAATTACTTTAGTGTATACAGAGTTAAGGAAGGTTTTTCATTATTAATTGAATCGACAGGAGTTGATAGTTTGAAGTCTTTTCTTCAAAATCACTTATTCGGTGTGGCTTTACTCATCTCTCTGGCTCTACATGTCGCCTTTATCCTGGCTATTCCCAGTGTTCAGGTAGTTCCTTCCACTTCGGAGGAATATACAGAAGTCCGGTTGATAGAGTCGGAAGAGGTCCGGGAGCCTGCTTCTTCTCAGCAAGATCTGTTAATAGGTGTTCAGGGTGTGACTGGTCCCATAACCCGGGAGGTACCCACCGATCTGGATGTAAAAGAGCCGGAGGGGCCCGTACCTGTTAGAAAACCAGATCTTTTGGCTAAAACTGAAGAAGCTCAGCCCCCAGATATCCAGCGAAGGGCTTCCGAAGATACTCCGAGAGAAAAACAACTTTCTCCTTCTCTGCCATTGAAGTCTTTACCCGAACAACCCTCTCTATCTGAAAGGTTTACACAAAAGTCCCAAAAAGATTCTGTAGCTGGTCTGGAAGAATCCACAGATAAAGAAATACCTCCCTTGAAGGATTCTGTTTCTACAGTACCGGAACAAAACCTAAAGCCTGATCTCAAACGGCCGGGTTTAGTCCTTCCTACTCAAGATCCTGTTCCGGCTGTTTCGGCACCAGAATTGATCACGAATCTTGCGGAGAAGGTACCCACACCCCAAAAGGAAGAGGGTGCTAAAGCACAAATATCGGACAATCCCGTATCGAACTCTGAGTTGGCCCAATCAAAATCCGAAAGTAAAGTGACCCGGGATGAAGTCTTACAGAGTCAGGCATCGGACAAAGAAATTCCTCAACTCAAAGACATGGCCTCGATCCAATTAGAAAAAACGGCCTTGAAGCAAGAAACCCTGAGATCTCCGAAACCAGAGTCGAGTTTGGAGGATATTTTGCCTCCGGTCCGTTTACCTTCAGAAACCGTTTCCCGGCCGACCAGGAACGAGCCTGTTCTGAAACGGGAAAGCTTGGAGCAAATTCAAATTGCGCAAAGTGCTACCCAACTGGAAAATAAGTCGGATATTCAGGTCAACAAGGAAGATCCTTCCTCAAAATCTGTAGAAGAGACCAAAGAAACCCCTACTTCTAAAGACAGAACTCCTGTTAAATCAGAAGATTCTCTAACCCAGAAACTTTTGAAATCTCCGGAGGTTAAATCAAAACCGGAAGAGTTACTATCTCCTGCTACCCGGTCGGTTAAGGTACCTCCTCCGGTAACAGGAAAAGAGCCGGTTCTAGAGCAGGAAGACTCAAAGCAAGCCCAGATCAAACAGAACTCTCTGGAACCAGAAAAGAAAGTAGACATTCAAATCAACAGAGATAGCCTCGATTTAAAGCCTGGGGAAGGGAGTAAGGAAACCCCAACGGTTAAAGATAAAAATTTAGTGGTGGCAGAAACTGTCCCTGCTATTTCTGCGGAGATAAATTTGAAAGGAGGGCCGCAGACTTTACTTAAAGAACCCGCACCGGTTACGCAACCTCCCTCTAAGATTCCTGATTTGATTAAAGATCCCCGGGCTCCGGCCCAGATTCCGGAAGGTCCCCAAAAGCAAAAGATGGTTGAGACCCTTGAAGGATCTCAAGGGATCAGGCCAGAATCCGGATGGGAACGTAAATCTCCCCTATCAGAACCCGGCGAGAATTCCAAAGAAGTTCCCGATACCCAAGATTCCACGAATTCGATTCCATCGGTTCCTATCGCCAAGAAAATAACCCCTGCTCCTCCAGCAATTTCAGATAAGTTACCCCTCGGGGAAACTACCGTATCCCGTGCAGAGTCTAAGATTACATCCTTTCCCAATCAGGGCTTACCTTCTGATTCCGGCCTCTCTAAGCGAGCTTTAGAGGTGCAGGTCTTTAATTCCGGCGAGTTTAATAAAAGTTCCTTTGGAATTCCAGTACCTAAAGAAGAAGCTAAGCGGCTGGATTCTTTGGAAAAAAAGGAGCCGGATTCCCTTCCTCAACTTACGGAAGATTTACAGCATCGGGAAGTTCCTTTACCTAAAGGGTTTCCTATTAAATCCCAGATTCAGGGTCCGGCCGGGTCTCGGGAGATTATTTACCAGCCTCCTCCACCTAAAGTAAATATCGATGTGGAAGGAGAAGTGGTGTTACAGTTCTGGATTCAACCGGATGGAAGTGTCGGTAGGGTCATTCCACGTCAGAAAGTAGATACCCGGTTAGAACAGGCGGCAATCAGTTATATTCAAAAATGGAGATTTGCCCCCTTGCCGGAAAATGTCGCCCAGGAAGAGCAATGGGGCACTATTTCTATTAAATATAAGCTCCGGTAGGAGCTTAAAACTTCCGCATTCTCGGTTTTACCTCAGGATTAACCCAGTATTTGGGATAGCCGTAGGTTAAGACATGAACGGCATTTTCTGCTACTTTGACCTTGACCTCGTGGTAAGCTTCTTCTGTATAGGAAGCATAATGGGGGGTCACAACGATATTATCCAAAGTTAACAGAGGATCCTCGGGGTCAGGAGGTTCTTTTTCCATGACATCGAGTCCGGCACCGGCTATCCAGCCTTCTTTAAGGGCTTTATAAAGAGCTTTTCCGTTAACTACAGGACCTCGACCGGTATTAATGAGATAGGCGGTTGGTTTCATCTTTCTTAACTCGGCTTCTCCGATCAATCCACGGGTTTCAGGAGTCAACGGAGTATGGATAGAAATAATGTCCGAGGTCCTCAATAGCTGATCCAGTGAAACCAACTCTACGGCATAACCGTGAAGGGATTCTTTAAAAACATAAGGATCATAAGCAATTACCTTAAAACCAAAGGCGATTGCCCGTTTATAAAAAGTTCGCCCGATATGACCGAATCCGATGATTCCCAGGGTTTGTCCCCTGAATTTATAAATAGGCTTAGCCGGTAACCGGCTCCAGACGCCTTTTTTTACCAGATTATTGAGCAGAACGACCTTTCGAGCTACTGCCAGGAGGAGGGACATGGCCGTGTCTGCGACCTCATCCCAGCAGAAGTCTGGTACATTGGCTACACAGATCCCGGCTTCTGTAGCTGCTGGAATATCTACAGTATCTACCCCAATTCCATAGCGAACGATGGCCCGACATTTCTTTAAGGCTTCCATTACCCGCCGAGTAGTAGGAATTCCAACACATAGAAGAACATCTGCATCTTGACAACGTGCAAGGATGTCATCTTCGGTTTCACAGGTTTCTGCCACAAATTTTGCACCGGCTTTTTCTATAATTTCTCGCTCGATATCCACACTTTCTAACCGCTGAGAATCGGTCATAATCACCTTGAACATAGAACCCCTCATCATAACCCCTGAAGATCCATTATCCTTTAACATAAAAGAATCCCGGATCCCTGGGTTAAATCTTCTCCCACACCCACCAGATAAATCTTGTTATAAAACTCCCCACGGGGACATCTTCATCTATAATTAAATCCGTTTTGGTCAATATCTGATCTTGAAGCTTAACGACGATTTCTCCAACCTTTTGTCCTTTTTGGACAGGGGCTTCAACACTATCCACGAGATTGGCATATTCGGTCTTTAGAAGGTTTTCCTGACCTTTTTTAATTAAAACGCCTACGTCCTGAGCAGGAACCGGCTTCACCTTGTAGGTTTTTCCCTTTAAAACGGTAACTTCTTTATCAATGGTAAAACCTTTTTTAAATAAATTGACCTTCTTATAGGTATTAAAACCCATGGAAAGGAGCTTGGTCGTTTCCGCAAATCGATCCCTTGAATTGGACCCTCCCATAACAACGGAAATAAGCCTTAGATCGTCTCGTTTAGCCGTGGCACAAAGATTAAAACCGGCTTCTGCGGTATATCCCGTTTTAAGGCCGTCGAGTCCGGGGAAGACCCCAAGCAGTTTGTTGGTATTGGTTAAAGTGAACGTGCCATTTCGGAAGGTATCTTC encodes:
- a CDS encoding TonB family protein; translation: MKSFLQNHLFGVALLISLALHVAFILAIPSVQVVPSTSEEYTEVRLIESEEVREPASSQQDLLIGVQGVTGPITREVPTDLDVKEPEGPVPVRKPDLLAKTEEAQPPDIQRRASEDTPREKQLSPSLPLKSLPEQPSLSERFTQKSQKDSVAGLEESTDKEIPPLKDSVSTVPEQNLKPDLKRPGLVLPTQDPVPAVSAPELITNLAEKVPTPQKEEGAKAQISDNPVSNSELAQSKSESKVTRDEVLQSQASDKEIPQLKDMASIQLEKTALKQETLRSPKPESSLEDILPPVRLPSETVSRPTRNEPVLKRESLEQIQIAQSATQLENKSDIQVNKEDPSSKSVEETKETPTSKDRTPVKSEDSLTQKLLKSPEVKSKPEELLSPATRSVKVPPPVTGKEPVLEQEDSKQAQIKQNSLEPEKKVDIQINRDSLDLKPGEGSKETPTVKDKNLVVAETVPAISAEINLKGGPQTLLKEPAPVTQPPSKIPDLIKDPRAPAQIPEGPQKQKMVETLEGSQGIRPESGWERKSPLSEPGENSKEVPDTQDSTNSIPSVPIAKKITPAPPAISDKLPLGETTVSRAESKITSFPNQGLPSDSGLSKRALEVQVFNSGEFNKSSFGIPVPKEEAKRLDSLEKKEPDSLPQLTEDLQHREVPLPKGFPIKSQIQGPAGSREIIYQPPPPKVNIDVEGEVVLQFWIQPDGSVGRVIPRQKVDTRLEQAAISYIQKWRFAPLPENVAQEEQWGTISIKYKLR
- a CDS encoding C-terminal binding protein, with the translated sequence MFKVIMTDSQRLESVDIEREIIEKAGAKFVAETCETEDDILARCQDADVLLCVGIPTTRRVMEALKKCRAIVRYGIGVDTVDIPAATEAGICVANVPDFCWDEVADTAMSLLLAVARKVVLLNNLVKKGVWSRLPAKPIYKFRGQTLGIIGFGHIGRTFYKRAIAFGFKVIAYDPYVFKESLHGYAVELVSLDQLLRTSDIISIHTPLTPETRGLIGEAELRKMKPTAYLINTGRGPVVNGKALYKALKEGWIAGAGLDVMEKEPPDPEDPLLTLDNIVVTPHYASYTEEAYHEVKVKVAENAVHVLTYGYPKYWVNPEVKPRMRKF